Below is a genomic region from Deltaproteobacteria bacterium.
ATCATTGCTTTTGACATCCAGGGTTTTTGCGAGTTGTTCACACGCCTCATCATTGAGATTTTCGAGACCGGGGAAATAGCTCGCCATCTTCGTTTTTGCCTTCCGAAGTTTGTAGAAAAGTTTCCGCTGGGCCTGTGTCGTCCCGATCTTCACGAGACTCCAGGTTTTTAGAATAAAATTCTGAATGTAGGCCCGGATCCACCAGACGGCGTATGAGATGAGTCGAAACCCTTTCCTCGGATCGTATTTTTTAACGGCATGCATGAGTCCAATATTCCCCTCTTGAATCAAATCAGAAAGGCGGACGCCATAACCAGAGTATTCATACGCAATTTTAACGACAAATCTGAGATTCGAGGTGACCAGTTTGTGGGCCGCTTCCACATCATGATGATCTTGGTACTTGGTCGCCAGCTCCCGCTCTTCTCCTGCGGACAAGAGAGGGAATCGATTAATTTCAGCAAGATAGGCAGCTAATGATCCCTGTGGGACCGGTAAGTGACTCATAAGGAATTCCTTTACCCGAAAATTTAAGGTTATTAAGGAGAGCTGTCAAGGGGGGGCAATTCTTGACATGAGGGGTTGTAATGATTATTTATCTCCGTAAATTTATTAAATCTTTTTAAGCGAAGGGGATCTGGCTCATGAAGTTTAGAAAACAGATAATCGGAGGGGCGGTTTTAATCGCCCTCCTCGGTGTTTTGACCGGAATTTTAATAACCGCTCGATTGGATTTAGTGAATCATGCAGGGACTGTTGAGCTGATTGCCCCTGTAAAACCAGCCGCCTTTTTTGGGGGCGAGCAGAAATTCCCCTCCTTTGTCGATCTCGCGAAACAGGTGAGTCCAGCAGTTGTCAACATCAGTACGACGAAGACAATCAAACGCCCCCCTTATCCGGGCGGGGGAAGGTCTCCCTTTGGACCTGGGGATCCCTTTGATGAATTCTTCGATCGTTTTTTCCAGGGAGGGCCTTCAGAAAGACCTCAGAGGAGTCTTGGTTCTGGGTTTATTATCGATAGTGAGGGGCATATTATTACCAACAATCATGTCGTTGAGGGGGCCGATGAAATTCAGGTCCAATTAACAGACAAGAGAAAATTTGATGCGAAGTTGATCGGGACCGATCCGAAGACCGATCTTGCCGTGATCAAGATCGAGGCAAAAAATCTGCCGATGGCGATCCTTGGAGACTCGAACGCCCTCAATGTTGGGGAATGGGTCCTCGCGGTAGGGAATCCATTCGGTCTTGATCATACAGTGACTGCCGGAATTGTCTCTGCGAAGGGGCGTATCATCGGGGCAGGTCCCTACGATGATTTTATCCAAACCGACGCCTCGATTAATCCGGGGAACTCCGGCGGACCGCTTTTTAATCTCGAGGGAAAGGTTGTGGGGGTCAATACAGCAATTGTTGCGGCAGGGCAGGGGATCGGTTTTGCAATTCCGATCAATATGGCCAGGGATCTTGTCCCCCAATTGATCAAATCGGGGAAAGTCACTCGTGCCTGGCTTGGGGT
It encodes:
- the rpoH gene encoding RNA polymerase sigma factor RpoH — its product is MSHLPVPQGSLAAYLAEINRFPLLSAGEERELATKYQDHHDVEAAHKLVTSNLRFVVKIAYEYSGYGVRLSDLIQEGNIGLMHAVKKYDPRKGFRLISYAVWWIRAYIQNFILKTWSLVKIGTTQAQRKLFYKLRKAKTKMASYFPGLENLNDEACEQLAKTLDVKSNDVIEMEARLRARDASLDQPIGKDGSATRLDFVATEANQEDQLVRAEESALVKSSVQKALTTLSDRERFIVENRLMSDEPITLQEVGDRYKISRERARQIEEAALKKIKNALGPRLRSLTPVGC
- a CDS encoding DegQ family serine endoprotease; the encoded protein is MKFRKQIIGGAVLIALLGVLTGILITARLDLVNHAGTVELIAPVKPAAFFGGEQKFPSFVDLAKQVSPAVVNISTTKTIKRPPYPGGGRSPFGPGDPFDEFFDRFFQGGPSERPQRSLGSGFIIDSEGHIITNNHVVEGADEIQVQLTDKRKFDAKLIGTDPKTDLAVIKIEAKNLPMAILGDSNALNVGEWVLAVGNPFGLDHTVTAGIVSAKGRIIGAGPYDDFIQTDASINPGNSGGPLFNLEGKVVGVNTAIVAAGQGIGFAIPINMARDLVPQLIKSGKVTRAWLGVGIQEITPELAESFGLKEMKGGLVSNVFPNSPADKAGFQPGDIVSKLDGKEIKDSHELPALVARMPVGKEITITVLREGKEKNLVVKLGEMEQGEKAAETSAVKSNELGLMVRDMTPEEMNEVGVKQGILIIGVEPGSAAEFAGCHRGDILLAINNVKVAKIGDFRKEAEKIITGKIVRLHIKRDDQTIFLAFTK